A genomic region of Amphiura filiformis chromosome 6, Afil_fr2py, whole genome shotgun sequence contains the following coding sequences:
- the LOC140154366 gene encoding uncharacterized protein, producing MERIATWNVSGLGDKEPELVETMERYRINIMGISDTRRKEYGMKEIHNNYVLIWSGVEKNKRAKHGVGFVLHPEVVKNITETEYISERIMKLQIRQDGKNTTYIQIYAPCNDSYTDEEKDDFYDQLSDIIQGVNLDDNLLVMGDFNGRVGNQRTPWEAHLGPHSDHNTNRNYNGQLTLELCAQHGLFITNTFFQHRKSQIYTWYKWNDLEQASQIDFILARKSHQRHIIDSKAMPNIQVDTDHRPVMLETRAPHQLRNRKLKPVTTTINWKKLREEDTCQEIELEMAQKMCDNLSDRKGTAEEEWNLFKTSLTDTLKAKCGIKKAGKGDKKGTAWWNDTVKEAIKVKKKLFKQWSRTKSQSDYDKYKEARKECKKVVKTAKNASWQEYGENLAEKCEKSPREFYKAVKAVRQRDEPFDPTSLINDEAGNPLTDQEDINNRWEEYFDGLLNFRDSQLSQEPFNPGFPDEEEPSILQDEVRAVVKESAKNKAAGTDDITTEAIQACGDVGIKWLTRVFNAAWEERAAPDDWQKAIVIPIWKRKEAREIVKNTGHLLAESRRQDVCKDHREKNSTPYGAATK from the coding sequence ATGGAAAGAATAGCCACTTGGAATGTCAGTGGCTTAGGTGACAAAGAACCAGAACTTGTTGAAACAATGGAAAGATACAGAATCAACATCATGGGAATATCAGACACCCGACGAAAGGAATATGGGATGAAAGAAATCCACAACAATTATGTCCTCATATGGTCAGGagttgaaaagaacaaaagagCCAAGCATGGAGTTGGTTTTGTTCTGCACCCAGAAGTTGTAAAGAACATCACAGAGACAGAATATATTTCAGAGAGAATCATGAAACTGCAGATAAGACAGGATGGTAAAAATACAACATATATCCAAATCTATGCACCCTGCAATGATTCATACACTGATGAGGAAAAGGATGACTTTTATGATCAGTTATCAGACATAATCCAAGGGGTAAATTTGGATGACAACCTATTGGTTATGGGAGATTTCAACGGAAGAGTTGGAAACCAGAGGACACCATGGGAAGCACACCTCGGCCCACACAGTGACCACAATACCAACAGAAATTACAACGGTCAACTAACACTGGAGCTATGTGCTCAGCATGGACTGTTCATCACAAATACATTCTTCCAACACAGAAAAAGTCAAATTTACACCTGGTATAAGTGGAACGACCTAGAGCAGGCATCACAGATAGACTTTATTCTTGCTAGGAAATCACACCAAAGACATATAATAGACTCCAAAGCCATGCCCAACATACAGGTGGACACTGACCATCGTCCAGTGATGTTGGAAACCAGGGCACCACACCAACTAAGAAACAGGAAGCTGAAACCAGTGACAACCACTATCAACTGGAAGAAACTCAGAGAGGAAGACACCTGTCAAGAAATAGAATTGGAGATGGCACAGAAAATGTGTGACAATCTTTCAGACCGGAAAGGTACAGCAGAGGAGGAGTGGAACTTGTTCAAAACCTCACTAACAGATACGCTGAAAGCAAAGTGTGGGATAAAGAAGGCAGGAAAAGGTGATAAGAAAGGAACTGCATGGTGGAATGACACAGTGAAGGAAGCCATCAAAGTAAAGAAGAAACTCTTTAAGCAGTGGTCCAGAACGAAGTCTCAGAGTGATTATGACAAGTATAAAGAAGCAAGAAAAGAATGTAAGAAAGTAGTTAAAACAGCTAAGAATGCATCTTGGCAGGAATATGGAGAAAACCTAGCAGAGAAATGTGAGAAATCACCCAGAGAATTCTACAAGGCTGTGAAAGCTGTCAGACAAAGGGATGAACCTTTTGACCCCACATCACTGATAAATGATGAAGCTGGAAATCCACTCACTGACCAAGAAGACATAAACAACAGATGGGAGGAATATTTTGATGGTCTCCTCAACTTCAGGGATAGTCAACTCTCCCAGGAACCCTTCAATCCAGGTTTTCCTGATGAAGAGGAACCCTCTATCTTGCAAGATGAAGTTCGAGCTGTTGTGAAAGAAAGTGCCAAAAATAAAGCAGCCGGTACTGACGATATAACAACAGAAGCCATCCAAGCATGTGGGGATGTTGGAATCAAGTGGCTTACTAGAGTCTTCAATGCAGCATGGGAGGAGAGAGCAGCACCTGATGACTGGCAAAAGGCGATAGTGATTCCTATCTGGAAAAGAAAGGAAGCAAGAGAGATTGTGAAAAATACAGGGCATCTCCTTGCTGAGTCACGCCGGCAAGATGTTTGCAAAGATCATAGAGAGAAGAATTCGACCCCTTATGGAGCTGCAACTAAGTGA